In Litorimonas taeanensis, one DNA window encodes the following:
- a CDS encoding fatty acid desaturase family protein, translating to MDSKLLPRATVKNLAARSNLWGAWLTCHVWGVIIGSICLFIAFPNAFTFVFAFMMVGSRQHGMAILMHEAAHGVLFKSRKINDLVGEYVLAAPYGGNMKTYRQYHLKHHRHTQTANDPDLPLSAKFPVSRSSLRRKFFRDLTGQTFLRLRLAKFKNQSLEGSEAFEGANDKISANPVIWINLGLLTLFTLAGHWWIYFALWLAPLMTWFMAVLRLRNIAEHALTEENGNPLRHARTTQANLLARIFLAPYWVNYHVEHHAYMFVPCFNLPKLHKALIYEGHESHMMKAPSYSQVLTQVALN from the coding sequence ATGGATTCCAAATTATTGCCCCGTGCAACCGTAAAGAATCTTGCCGCACGTTCCAACCTCTGGGGAGCTTGGCTAACTTGTCATGTGTGGGGCGTAATTATCGGCTCTATCTGCCTCTTTATAGCTTTTCCCAATGCTTTCACTTTCGTCTTTGCCTTTATGATGGTCGGCTCTCGACAACACGGCATGGCAATTTTGATGCATGAAGCAGCACATGGTGTGTTGTTTAAATCACGGAAAATCAATGATTTAGTCGGCGAATATGTTTTGGCGGCCCCTTATGGTGGCAATATGAAAACCTATCGTCAGTACCACCTGAAACATCATCGTCATACCCAGACAGCCAATGACCCTGACCTCCCGCTTTCTGCAAAATTCCCTGTCAGTAGATCTAGCCTTCGACGAAAATTTTTTCGCGACTTAACGGGGCAAACATTTCTAAGGTTACGCTTGGCAAAATTTAAAAACCAAAGCTTAGAAGGCAGCGAAGCTTTTGAGGGGGCAAATGACAAAATAAGCGCTAACCCTGTCATATGGATAAATTTGGGCCTCCTCACCCTCTTTACGCTTGCGGGACATTGGTGGATTTACTTTGCATTATGGCTCGCCCCTCTGATGACATGGTTTATGGCGGTACTCCGATTGCGCAATATTGCTGAACACGCCCTGACTGAAGAAAATGGTAATCCCCTTCGTCACGCGCGAACAACCCAGGCAAATCTTCTGGCCCGTATATTCTTAGCGCCTTATTGGGTGAATTATCATGTGGAACATCACGCTTATATGTTTGTGCCATGTTTCAATCTTCCCAAATTGCACAAAGCTCTAATTTATGAGGGGCATGAAAGTCACATGATGAAAGCCCCTTCCTACTCTCAAGTTCTCACTCAAGTTGCCCTTAATTAG
- a CDS encoding zinc-binding dehydrogenase, with translation MTTYKQMLSTISDDGTLTMELVDREMPIPKSDEIIVRVDATPINPSDHGVMFGAADVNAGSTVDGKFVAPVSKQLMGRMKARVGQALPVGNEGAGVVIEAGDDKYAQSLIGKTVAVMGGGMYGQYRCIKAVMALPLNEGSTAKDGASSFVNPLTALSMVETMRLEGHEALVHTAAASNLGQMLNRICQADGVELVNIVRRDEQANILKEMGAKYVVNSSSDSFMKDLTDAIHETGATLAFDATGGGSLASDILTAMEAAAARTPGAYSIYGSVKHKQVYLYGSLDMSQTTLTRGYGMAWGVGGWLLPNFLAKVGPEVGVRLRKRVADELTTTFASHYNHEISLAEALQADIVKAYNAKKTGEKYLLLPQKDL, from the coding sequence ATGACAACTTATAAACAAATGCTTTCGACCATATCAGATGATGGCACATTAACTATGGAGCTTGTCGATAGAGAGATGCCAATACCAAAATCCGATGAGATAATTGTTCGAGTTGATGCGACACCCATTAACCCTTCAGATCATGGTGTTATGTTTGGTGCCGCAGATGTGAACGCTGGTTCGACGGTTGATGGTAAATTTGTTGCCCCTGTCTCCAAACAGCTTATGGGGCGCATGAAAGCCCGTGTTGGACAAGCTTTGCCTGTCGGCAATGAAGGTGCAGGGGTCGTTATTGAGGCTGGAGACGATAAATACGCACAGTCGTTAATCGGAAAGACCGTCGCTGTAATGGGCGGCGGGATGTACGGGCAATATCGTTGTATAAAAGCGGTCATGGCTTTGCCTTTAAATGAAGGCTCAACGGCCAAAGATGGGGCGTCTAGTTTTGTGAACCCTCTTACAGCTCTGTCTATGGTTGAAACAATGCGTTTAGAAGGTCATGAGGCACTGGTTCATACGGCCGCTGCGTCCAATCTCGGGCAAATGTTAAACCGAATTTGCCAAGCTGATGGCGTCGAATTGGTCAACATTGTTCGCCGAGATGAGCAAGCGAATATCTTGAAAGAAATGGGCGCTAAATATGTCGTGAATAGTAGTTCAGATAGCTTCATGAAAGACTTAACGGATGCCATTCATGAAACAGGTGCAACTCTGGCATTTGACGCAACAGGTGGCGGCTCTTTAGCATCAGATATTTTAACGGCCATGGAGGCCGCAGCAGCACGTACTCCTGGTGCTTATAGTATCTATGGTTCAGTTAAACATAAGCAGGTCTATTTGTATGGCAGTTTGGATATGAGCCAGACGACTTTGACACGTGGTTACGGTATGGCTTGGGGTGTTGGGGGCTGGTTGTTGCCAAATTTCTTGGCCAAAGTAGGACCAGAAGTCGGCGTACGTTTACGGAAACGCGTGGCGGATGAACTGACAACGACTTTCGCTAGCCATTACAATCATGAAATTTCATTAGCAGAGGCTCTACAGGCGGATATCGTGAAGGCCTATAATGCTAAGAAAACGGGTGAGAAATACCTACTTCTTCCCCAGAAAGATTTGTAA
- a CDS encoding pirin family protein codes for MTSERSILKSINPHVKHLGGFDVRRSIPQIGQRSIGPWVFFDHFGPVDFLPGEGINVRPHPHINLATVSYLFQGEIYHRDSLGNALAIHPGAINLMVAGKGIVHSERTREALKETGYKLHGLQLWHALPKSVEEIDPAFFHTSAEDIPCGHSKGVEYRVMMGEAYGLKSPVKTYSPILYLEAKMSAGSSLELPFADEMGVYVVNGQAEIDGEPSPVYSMSVLSDSAKLISAKSETRLAIIGGAALGKRYMEWNFISSRKDRIEQAKADWLQGRFDKIPNDDEEFIPLPE; via the coding sequence ATGACATCAGAACGGTCTATTCTCAAATCAATAAATCCGCATGTCAAACATTTAGGTGGGTTTGATGTCCGGCGATCAATTCCGCAAATTGGTCAGAGATCGATTGGCCCTTGGGTGTTCTTTGACCATTTTGGCCCTGTAGATTTTTTGCCAGGTGAGGGCATTAATGTTCGTCCGCATCCGCATATAAATTTAGCAACTGTATCCTATTTATTTCAAGGTGAGATATATCACAGAGATAGCCTTGGAAATGCTCTAGCAATACATCCTGGCGCAATCAACTTAATGGTTGCAGGTAAGGGTATTGTGCACTCTGAACGTACACGTGAGGCCCTCAAGGAAACGGGCTACAAACTTCACGGTTTACAATTGTGGCATGCACTACCGAAATCTGTTGAAGAAATTGATCCGGCATTCTTTCATACGTCGGCTGAGGACATACCATGCGGTCATAGTAAGGGGGTGGAATATAGAGTCATGATGGGAGAAGCCTATGGCTTGAAATCTCCAGTCAAAACCTATTCTCCTATTCTTTACCTAGAGGCAAAAATGTCAGCGGGAAGTAGTCTGGAATTACCCTTTGCCGATGAAATGGGTGTGTATGTCGTTAATGGACAAGCTGAAATTGATGGTGAGCCTAGTCCTGTTTATTCGATGAGCGTATTGTCGGACTCTGCAAAATTGATTAGCGCCAAGTCAGAGACGCGGCTTGCTATTATTGGGGGAGCCGCCCTAGGCAAACGCTATATGGAATGGAATTTTATCTCATCCCGAAAGGACCGTATCGAGCAAGCTAAGGCGGATTGGCTACAAGGACGGTTTGATAAAATACCGAATGACGACGAAGAGTTTATTCCACTTCCAGAATAA
- a CDS encoding glutathione S-transferase family protein — MITLYDYHPAPSPRRARIFLAEKGIAYDCKQVDLTTGEQMGASFQSINPRCAVPALVTEDGTIICENIAIAVYLEEKFPNPPLLGTDAISKAAISEWNWRCEFDGLAAIAEILRNSSPNMKGRAMTGRKNIEQIPALIERGRQRIEIFWEDLNAQLQNNAFVAGDTYSMADITAMVGMDFAKWVKASPDEGLTALHNWHKKVSERPSARA; from the coding sequence ATGATTACACTGTATGATTACCACCCCGCCCCCTCTCCGCGTCGTGCGCGTATATTCTTGGCAGAGAAAGGCATTGCGTATGATTGCAAGCAAGTCGACCTCACCACAGGTGAACAAATGGGTGCATCATTTCAATCCATTAACCCTCGCTGTGCCGTTCCCGCTCTCGTCACAGAAGACGGAACAATCATATGTGAAAACATAGCCATAGCCGTCTACCTAGAAGAAAAATTCCCTAACCCACCCCTATTGGGCACGGATGCAATTTCAAAAGCCGCTATCTCTGAGTGGAATTGGCGTTGCGAGTTTGATGGTCTTGCAGCCATTGCTGAGATTCTAAGAAACTCATCTCCTAATATGAAAGGCCGAGCAATGACGGGACGCAAGAACATTGAGCAAATCCCAGCTTTAATCGAGCGCGGTCGCCAAAGAATCGAAATATTTTGGGAAGATTTAAATGCACAGTTACAGAACAACGCTTTCGTAGCTGGTGACACCTACTCCATGGCCGATATAACGGCCATGGTGGGCATGGATTTTGCTAAATGGGTGAAGGCCTCTCCTGATGAGGGCTTAACGGCATTACATAATTGGCACAAAAAAGTCTCAGAGAGACCCTCTGCCAGAGCTTAG
- a CDS encoding carbonic anhydrase, translating to MTHPKEALIAGYKSFRAGDYAEQKSLYETLGTHGQNPKIMIIACADSRVDPTDIFNAYPGEMFVVRNVANIVPPLDPTGGYHGTSASIEFAVKALKVECIVVMGHESCGGIQGCLQGMGQDENAGYVGRWLSLINGVRETVVGRKVPEDEMQFEMELENVRQSLTNLMTFDFVREAVANKTLTLQGAYFSIIRARLLLSDEAGVFSEVESV from the coding sequence ATGACCCACCCTAAAGAAGCTCTGATCGCAGGTTATAAATCTTTTAGAGCAGGAGATTATGCCGAGCAAAAATCACTTTATGAGACCCTAGGAACGCATGGGCAGAACCCGAAGATTATGATTATAGCGTGTGCGGATTCCCGTGTTGATCCCACCGATATTTTTAATGCTTACCCGGGTGAAATGTTTGTAGTGCGTAATGTGGCGAACATTGTTCCGCCGCTGGACCCAACGGGTGGATATCATGGAACATCGGCGTCAATCGAATTCGCCGTAAAGGCCTTAAAAGTAGAATGCATTGTGGTTATGGGGCATGAAAGCTGTGGCGGCATTCAAGGATGCTTACAAGGCATGGGGCAAGATGAGAATGCTGGCTATGTTGGACGTTGGCTATCGTTGATTAACGGTGTGCGAGAAACTGTTGTGGGGCGTAAAGTGCCTGAAGACGAAATGCAGTTCGAAATGGAACTTGAAAATGTACGCCAGTCTTTGACGAATTTAATGACCTTTGATTTTGTCCGTGAAGCTGTCGCAAACAAAACATTAACACTGCAAGGCGCGTATTTCTCTATCATTCGCGCGCGCTTGTTATTGTCAGATGAGGCAGGTGTCTTCTCTGAAGTGGAATCAGTCTAA
- a CDS encoding M28 family peptidase — protein MLPTKRLAGISMIAISSVLFLPNTSHAQDDVKAPPSEVLSLYDIAEAPSADRIQNDIQTLVDFGTRHTLSETQSETRGIGAARRWIHSEFQKISSECGGCLEVIYVSDTIQGESRIPNPTEVVSVLAIQRGSIDPNRYVMMSGDIDSRVTDPLNGTSDSPGANDNASGMAGALEAARVLSKYKFAGSIIYAGLSGEEQGLFGGEIVAEHALANGWQIKGVLNNDMISNITGIDGVINNSTVRVFSEGTRANETPEEARQRRFTGGEVDSPSRNLARYVKSQSDQYMTNLDVMMVYRLDRFGRGGHHRPFNKVGIPGVRIMETHEHYDRQHQDLRQENGVTYGDTMEGVDSDYAAKLTALNAITLAGMAGAPPFPMNVEASGAVKPSAKLTWETPSNAANLAGYRVHWRLTTEPEWTHSRFVGKVNEWEFTNLVIDNYFFGVSAVAKDGSQTPVVFPGAAGRF, from the coding sequence ATGCTCCCCACAAAACGCCTTGCAGGCATTTCAATGATTGCCATAAGTTCGGTTCTATTCCTGCCTAACACCAGTCATGCGCAAGATGACGTTAAAGCACCTCCCTCAGAGGTTTTAAGCCTTTATGATATTGCAGAAGCCCCCTCTGCAGATCGTATCCAAAACGACATCCAAACATTGGTCGACTTTGGGACACGTCACACGTTATCAGAAACACAATCAGAGACACGCGGCATAGGTGCGGCACGGCGATGGATACATTCTGAATTTCAAAAAATTTCATCCGAATGTGGTGGATGTCTTGAGGTCATTTATGTTTCGGACACAATTCAAGGTGAGAGTCGAATTCCTAATCCAACCGAAGTCGTTAGCGTTCTCGCAATACAACGTGGATCAATTGACCCGAATAGATATGTTATGATGAGCGGTGATATTGATAGCCGCGTAACCGACCCATTAAATGGCACCTCAGACAGCCCGGGCGCCAATGATAATGCTTCGGGCATGGCCGGCGCCTTAGAAGCCGCCAGAGTACTATCGAAATACAAGTTTGCTGGTTCGATTATTTACGCAGGGCTTTCCGGTGAAGAGCAAGGACTTTTTGGCGGAGAAATCGTTGCCGAGCATGCCTTAGCAAACGGATGGCAAATAAAAGGCGTCCTGAATAATGATATGATTTCTAATATCACTGGCATAGATGGCGTCATAAACAATTCTACAGTTAGAGTGTTTTCCGAAGGTACGCGCGCCAATGAGACGCCAGAGGAAGCCAGACAACGCCGTTTTACAGGTGGAGAAGTCGACAGCCCGTCACGTAATTTAGCCCGGTACGTAAAATCTCAAAGTGATCAATATATGACTAATTTGGATGTCATGATGGTTTACCGCTTAGATCGTTTTGGGCGTGGGGGGCATCACCGCCCTTTCAACAAAGTTGGAATACCTGGTGTACGTATAATGGAAACACACGAACATTATGACCGGCAACATCAAGACTTACGTCAAGAAAATGGCGTCACATATGGGGACACTATGGAAGGTGTAGATTCTGATTATGCCGCAAAACTTACGGCTTTAAATGCCATCACCTTAGCCGGTATGGCTGGGGCTCCGCCCTTTCCGATGAATGTAGAGGCCAGTGGGGCAGTCAAACCTTCTGCAAAACTGACTTGGGAGACCCCCTCAAATGCGGCAAATCTTGCGGGTTACAGAGTTCATTGGCGTCTAACCACTGAGCCTGAGTGGACACACTCTCGCTTTGTCGGCAAGGTCAATGAATGGGAGTTTACAAATCTCGTAATTGATAACTATTTTTTCGGTGTCAGCGCAGTCGCCAAAGATGGCAGTCAAACACCCGTTGTGTTCCCCGGAGCAGCAGGCCGCTTTTAA